tgtatGCATTTCTTCCCTACCTCAGAGTATTATCTTTCTCTTGCCTTCCATCTAAAGAATGTTTTACTTTTTCCTCAGGTAAAACTTTTTCATGTAGTAATTCATTTGAAAACCATttcttatttgaaatatttatcaaagccattatttaaactttttctaatttgttcAAAGTTCTTCATGAAAAAACAACCTTTTGGTATTGTTTGTGTAACAGCATTAGAACACatattttgctatttaaaaaaaaattgatgacttGACAAGTTATCCTATTCTGTAAAACTATTTGAATATGCttttgaattcaaaataaatcatttgccaaattatattacattatccTAAACTATATTGAATGGCTTCTATCTTGAAGCTTAAAAAATTGGGcacaatttgttttgtttctttctacttcctttttctaCTCTATATTTATTCTTTCCCTCAAACCTAGCACCTCATTCTCCCTTCTGGTATCCTACCCAGACCTTCCCTCTTAGCAGTATTCTATACCTTACCATTATCTCCTCTATCCATCAAAGTCCTCTTGTGGTCTGACTTTAGCTGTCAGAAAGTAAAACAATCATCCTAAACTGCTTGTGACTATTAATTTCTCTAAAATctcaaaagaatatttaaatatcttgTGGCATTGTTGGGTATTAGAGCTAGGCCATTTAgtttaatcccctcattttacagatcagaaaattgaGGTCCTttagaggtgaaatgatttgccctaTTCTGGGTATGGAAGATATTTCTGGGCAGAGTCCTTTTCACTTTTATCTGCCCTGCTTAAGAGAACTGCCTGGGCCATAGAAAGCCACCATAATCCATCTTCTAGAAAATTtggcctttttttctctttgttttaattttcagtgAGAtatatttaaaactcaaaataatatgagtttttgtttttgtttttgttttttttttacagatctGGTATTTACATTATTACAGATCAGATAAACCCAGTACTATTTTCTGACTTTGTTGAATTAGGTCTGCTCTGTAGCATTgaacttggggaaaaaaactaaTATTATAGCCTGCTATATTTCTTAAGAAAAtcatctttatatatgtataaaatttaaaatatatttatatagttcttatttttcaaaCTTAATATGTTTTTAGCCAAATgtttatatacaatgtatattgGTTAGCCGTTTCAAGTCAtgtaaaagtatttaaaatagtatagctttttattatgtagattaaaaatataagttttagaattttcctgttgcttttagttttcaatttttttcttctccttcagcTATCCTTAAAGAGCAGAATAGGaactcctcttcctttcccattgGTTTGCCTGGGTGTATAATAACTGAACCTTTACTTGGAAGTGAGTCAGATTTTGGGGCCAGGAGCCCCTCATCAGACTTTTCTATTAACTCACTGTGTCACCCTGATGTGGCAGCATCATCAGAAAGCACAGATGTATTATCTTTTGCATCATGGTCACAAAGTCAGTGGATTTCCTTTACTGATGAACTTGTTATAATTAAACACACAAATGCAGACCAGAAGGCATTCCAAAGATTGCATTGTAAAACTGAAAATGTCTTCGAGTTCCCTGATACTTTTCCTGGGAGATCTTCCAACAACTATACCTCTGAGGATCAAAGTAACTGTGGCTATAATGTTATATGTCCTGAAATAATACTGACTGAAGAGACTGAGAGTGCTGCTGAAAAGTCTTCCACATCATCTTCAATATCTCTGGACTCTAGTATAGTTTCTACTT
This sequence is a window from Sminthopsis crassicaudata isolate SCR6 chromosome 1, ASM4859323v1, whole genome shotgun sequence. Protein-coding genes within it:
- the LOC141552254 gene encoding uncharacterized protein LOC141552254 — its product is MALNFPVAFSFQFFSSPSAILKEQNRNSSSFPIGLPGCIITEPLLGSESDFGARSPSSDFSINSLCHPDVAASSESTDVLSFASWSQSQWISFTDELVIIKHTNADQKAFQRLHCKTENVFEFPDTFPGRSSNNYTSEDQSNCGYNVICPEIILTEETESAAEKSSTSSSISLDSSIVSTFAQIYDGMTSMHCTLLLANS